A single region of the Microthrixaceae bacterium genome encodes:
- a CDS encoding DUF6112 family protein: MGVFPDFDGLGGIGDLRAVVGALLTFVLIVAVLMLIVSAIVWAIATAHGNYATASKGRTGVLVSLGAAVLAGGGVAWMNWLLNLGQQL, translated from the coding sequence ATGGGCGTCTTCCCCGACTTCGACGGCCTCGGCGGCATCGGAGACCTCCGTGCCGTCGTCGGAGCGCTCTTGACCTTCGTCCTCATCGTCGCTGTCCTGATGCTGATCGTCTCGGCGATTGTGTGGGCCATCGCGACCGCCCACGGCAACTACGCCACCGCAAGTAAAGGCCGAACCGGAGTCCTCGTCTCCCTCGGCGCTGCCGTCCTCGCTGGAGGCGGCGTCGCCTGGATGAACTGGCTCCTCAACCTCGGCCAGCAACTCTGA
- a CDS encoding DUF6112 family protein encodes MFDLLTNVMSAPLLVPMDINIDPNTNGLPGINQLRTIVGAVMTIGLILSVLALIVSAIVWGFGANSSNPHLASRGKIGVLVSCGAAVICGASVTLINFFWNVGQQV; translated from the coding sequence GTGTTCGATCTGCTCACCAACGTCATGTCCGCGCCTCTGCTGGTGCCGATGGACATCAACATCGACCCCAACACCAACGGGCTGCCGGGGATCAACCAGCTGCGCACCATCGTCGGCGCGGTCATGACCATCGGCCTGATCCTCAGCGTCCTCGCACTGATCGTGTCCGCGATCGTGTGGGGCTTCGGCGCCAACTCGTCCAACCCGCACCTCGCTTCGCGCGGGAAGATCGGCGTGCTCGTCTCCTGTGGCGCAGCGGTGATCTGCGGCGCGTCGGTGACGCTCATCAACTTCTTCTGGAACGTCGGCCAGCAGGTCTGA
- a CDS encoding PrgI family protein produces the protein MSSTNNDRPTGGELVPVKFSRLTRRGVLLGLSLTQLITLAIGGATLIGAFYAGGGMLLAYTAPVWVLAAALTWIPIAGRPIVEWLPVACWWLWRTTGGQLLYRRRIVVPRPVGTLALPGDMARLREYTDPDTGAGMIHDPHAATLTVVCEVTHPAFVLLDPGEQERRVTSWGRVLATVCRSGRIATLQVLERTLPDSGTGLAEWWATHGTPDGSWAADTYAELIDRAGPAGERHATTLSLSLDMKTAARQIRTAGGGIRGAAAVLRQEMNTLVAALRSADLSPSGWLTPGQIAVMLRSAYDPAIAATLERHGRLGQSLATAGPVAVTETWGRLRTDSAHHAVLWVSEWPRSLVYPGFLSPVLLSTGIQRSFSLICTPIRSDQAARDIRKKKVEHISDQAQRAKIGQIEDASQTAEYHDVLQQEADLTAGHGILRYTGLVAVSAPTVEELDAAVAAIEQAAIQASCETRLLVGQQAAAFTAAALPLCRIV, from the coding sequence ATGAGCAGCACGAACAACGACCGGCCCACCGGGGGCGAGCTGGTGCCGGTGAAGTTCTCCCGACTCACCCGACGCGGTGTCCTCCTCGGCCTGTCGCTGACCCAGCTCATCACCCTCGCCATCGGCGGAGCCACGCTCATCGGCGCGTTCTACGCAGGCGGCGGGATGCTGCTCGCCTACACCGCCCCGGTCTGGGTACTCGCCGCCGCACTGACCTGGATACCCATCGCTGGCAGGCCGATCGTGGAATGGCTACCCGTCGCCTGCTGGTGGCTGTGGCGCACCACCGGCGGGCAACTCCTATACCGGCGCCGGATCGTGGTGCCGCGCCCCGTCGGCACTCTCGCGCTGCCTGGCGACATGGCGCGGCTGCGCGAGTACACCGACCCCGACACGGGTGCCGGGATGATCCACGACCCGCACGCCGCCACCCTGACCGTCGTGTGCGAGGTCACGCATCCCGCGTTCGTGCTCCTCGACCCCGGCGAGCAGGAACGCCGCGTCACCTCCTGGGGCCGCGTCCTCGCTACCGTCTGCCGCTCCGGACGCATCGCGACCCTGCAAGTCCTCGAACGCACCCTCCCAGACTCCGGCACCGGCCTGGCCGAGTGGTGGGCCACACACGGCACCCCCGACGGGTCATGGGCAGCCGACACCTACGCAGAGTTGATCGACCGAGCCGGCCCCGCCGGCGAACGCCACGCCACCACCCTCTCGCTGTCCCTGGACATGAAGACCGCCGCCCGGCAGATCAGAACCGCTGGCGGCGGGATACGCGGGGCAGCCGCCGTTCTGCGACAAGAGATGAACACCCTCGTCGCCGCACTCCGCTCCGCCGACCTGTCACCCTCGGGATGGCTCACCCCAGGGCAGATCGCAGTCATGCTGCGCTCCGCCTACGACCCGGCCATCGCCGCAACACTGGAACGCCACGGCCGGCTCGGACAGTCGCTCGCCACGGCGGGACCGGTCGCCGTCACCGAGACCTGGGGCCGGCTGCGCACCGACTCCGCTCACCACGCGGTGCTCTGGGTCAGCGAGTGGCCGCGGTCGCTGGTCTATCCGGGGTTCTTGTCGCCGGTGCTGCTGTCCACAGGCATCCAACGCTCGTTCTCACTGATATGTACGCCGATCCGCTCTGACCAGGCCGCTCGCGACATCCGCAAGAAGAAGGTCGAGCACATCTCCGACCAAGCCCAGCGCGCGAAGATCGGCCAGATCGAAGACGCCTCCCAGACCGCCGAGTACCACGACGTGCTCCAGCAAGAAGCCGACCTCACCGCCGGTCACGGCATCCTGCGCTACACCGGCCTGGTCGCTGTATCCGCACCCACCGTCGAGGAACTCGACGCCGCCGTTGCCGCCATCGAGCAAGCCGCGATCCAAGCATCTTGCGAGACCCGGCTCCTCGTCGGCCAGCAAGCCGCCGCGTTCACCGCAGCCGCACTGCCACTCTGTCGGATCGTGTGA
- a CDS encoding TraM recognition domain-containing protein, producing MNQRQAGGMGDELTNAALIGLIGMFGIALVLRAAGSVAAFLTGTPQPDAGAAAGLAVLFNPGDPATALGADGLNPVVYWLVSTALLGGLAAGIVWVWIVLRRHTRKTETDPHRLAGIATSHEVKTAASAKALLHRAATLRPSLESPAPQDVGYLLGASRGTKVWASVEDSILLIGPPRSGKGLHVVINAILDAPGAVVTTSTRPDNLTATLRARRRKGGPVAVFDPQHLAEGIPAGLRWSPIRGCDDPLTAMIRANGLAAATGLSAGGVESGGFWEGKTRTALQSLLHAAALDGRPPAELFRWTLDPSAASEAVAILNSHPNAAMGWDDSLAAMIDADPKTRDSIWQGVSLALAALADPRVLDAVTPGPHEHFDPETFLTEQGTLYLLATGAGAGASASLVAAFVEDLIETARRLAARSPGARLDPPLLLALDEIGNLAPLPSLPTLMAEGGGTGITTMPVLQSLAQARDRWSEHQAGAIWDASIVKIILGGASNSRDLQDLSTLIGERDEYTDSVTLGDHGTRSNQRSIRRVPILPPDRIRTLPFGTGITMLRSAPPIVTDLRAWPTRPDAAQLRNDRDELEALLRRPTP from the coding sequence ATGAACCAGCGACAAGCCGGGGGCATGGGCGACGAACTCACCAACGCCGCCCTCATTGGCCTGATCGGCATGTTCGGGATCGCTCTCGTCCTCCGCGCCGCTGGCAGCGTCGCCGCGTTCCTCACCGGCACACCGCAGCCCGACGCCGGCGCAGCGGCGGGGCTCGCCGTGCTGTTCAACCCCGGCGACCCCGCGACCGCGCTCGGTGCCGACGGGCTCAACCCGGTCGTCTACTGGCTCGTCAGCACGGCACTGCTCGGCGGACTCGCCGCCGGGATCGTCTGGGTGTGGATCGTGCTGCGCCGCCACACGCGGAAGACCGAGACCGACCCGCACCGACTGGCCGGGATCGCGACCAGCCACGAGGTCAAGACCGCCGCATCCGCGAAGGCACTGCTTCACCGCGCGGCCACGCTGCGGCCCTCCTTGGAGTCGCCAGCACCGCAGGATGTCGGCTACCTGCTCGGTGCCAGTCGTGGCACGAAGGTCTGGGCATCGGTCGAAGACTCGATCCTGCTGATCGGCCCACCCCGCTCCGGCAAGGGCCTGCATGTCGTCATCAACGCGATCCTCGACGCACCCGGCGCGGTCGTCACCACCAGCACCAGGCCCGACAACCTCACCGCGACCCTCCGCGCCCGACGCCGCAAGGGCGGGCCGGTCGCCGTGTTCGACCCGCAACACCTCGCCGAGGGCATCCCCGCCGGGCTGCGCTGGTCACCCATTCGCGGCTGCGACGACCCGCTGACCGCGATGATCCGCGCCAACGGCCTCGCCGCCGCCACCGGCCTCTCCGCTGGCGGGGTCGAGTCCGGCGGGTTCTGGGAAGGCAAGACCCGCACCGCACTCCAGAGCCTGCTGCACGCCGCCGCGCTCGACGGCCGCCCACCCGCCGAGCTGTTCAGATGGACCCTCGACCCCAGCGCCGCGTCGGAGGCCGTCGCCATCCTCAACTCCCACCCGAACGCGGCGATGGGCTGGGACGACTCGCTGGCTGCGATGATCGACGCCGACCCCAAGACCCGCGACAGCATCTGGCAAGGCGTCTCCCTCGCCCTCGCCGCGCTCGCCGACCCGCGCGTGCTCGATGCCGTCACACCAGGCCCGCACGAGCACTTCGACCCCGAGACCTTCCTCACCGAGCAAGGCACCCTCTACCTGCTCGCCACCGGAGCCGGAGCAGGAGCCTCCGCGTCGCTGGTCGCGGCGTTCGTCGAAGACCTCATCGAAACCGCCCGCCGGCTCGCCGCCCGCTCGCCCGGAGCCCGGCTCGATCCGCCGCTGTTGCTCGCGCTCGACGAGATCGGAAACCTCGCGCCGCTGCCGTCACTGCCGACGCTCATGGCCGAAGGCGGCGGCACCGGCATCACGACCATGCCGGTCCTGCAATCCCTCGCCCAGGCGCGCGACCGGTGGAGCGAGCACCAGGCCGGCGCGATCTGGGACGCCAGCATCGTCAAGATCATCCTCGGCGGCGCATCCAACAGCCGCGACCTCCAAGACCTCTCCACCCTCATCGGCGAGCGCGACGAGTACACCGACAGCGTGACCCTCGGCGACCACGGCACCCGCTCCAACCAACGCTCCATCCGCCGCGTCCCGATCCTGCCGCCAGACCGCATCCGCACCCTGCCGTTCGGCACCGGCATCACGATGCTCCGCTCCGCACCACCCATCGTCACCGACCTGCGCGCCTGGCCCACCCGGCCCGATGCCGCGCAGCTCCGCAACGATCGCGACGAACTCGAAGCTCTCCTGCGACGCCCCACACCCTGA
- a CDS encoding single-stranded DNA-binding protein yields the protein MAIHTQESLSGFIASEPLLTETAKGDARFFARIGKEHFRREEDGSFTQTETTYHHLVMFGRSAEHAHANFAQGDNFVAEGYTRPVNYERNGQAIEGEEFIAKKIGHDVARTRYEVDRTPRNSAGRDAAAYESPQRTNAVAQAAPVSM from the coding sequence ATGGCCATTCACACCCAGGAATCACTGTCTGGCTTCATCGCCTCGGAGCCGTTGCTCACCGAGACGGCCAAGGGCGACGCGAGGTTCTTCGCTCGCATCGGTAAGGAGCACTTCCGCCGGGAGGAGGACGGCTCGTTCACCCAGACCGAGACGACCTACCACCACCTGGTGATGTTCGGACGGTCGGCCGAGCATGCGCACGCGAACTTCGCCCAGGGCGACAACTTCGTGGCCGAGGGCTACACGCGCCCGGTCAACTACGAGCGCAACGGCCAGGCGATCGAGGGCGAAGAGTTCATCGCAAAGAAGATCGGCCACGACGTCGCGCGAACCCGCTACGAGGTGGACCGTACCCCGCGCAACTCAGCCGGACGAGACGCAGCCGCCTACGAGTCGCCGCAACGGACGAACGCTGTGGCTCAGGCCGCTCCGGTCAGCATGTGA
- a CDS encoding peptide chain release factor 3: MTNILTESAKRRTFAIISHPDAGKTTLTEKFLLYGGAINQEAGTVKARGDRRSATSDWMALEQQRGISISSTVLQFPYRGCTVNLLDTPGHRDFSEDTYRVLTAADAAVMVLDAAKGIEPQTLKLFEVCRDRGLPLLTFINKWDRPGRDGLELLDEIETMIGVQPTPVTWPVGIPGDFRGVVDRRSGEYTRFTRTARGATIAPEELVDPERAAIEEGSAWEACMEELELLEAAGQDFDDETFLAGMTTPLFVGSAMTNFGVGKLLDGVIDLVPPPAPRPTTTKGETRALDDPFSGFVFKVAANMDPSHRDRIAFFRVCSGRFERGMVVTHQRTGKPFATKYAHQVFGQDRETVEEAFPGDVVGLVNANEVRVGDTLFVSPPVEFPRIPAFAPEHFSIARVKDTGRYKQFRKGISQLDEEGVVQVLRNEMRGDQAPILAAVGPMQFEVVAYRLQSEFGAEVELEPTAYRVCRLTDDDGRERLKSMRGVEVLERSDGALLALFESTYWLDRLVAEEPDLRLDKLVAEGELHQ, translated from the coding sequence GTGACCAACATCCTTACCGAGTCGGCCAAGCGGCGGACCTTCGCCATCATCTCGCACCCCGATGCCGGCAAGACCACGTTGACCGAGAAGTTTCTCCTGTATGGCGGTGCGATCAATCAGGAGGCGGGCACGGTCAAGGCACGAGGCGACCGCCGTAGCGCCACCTCCGACTGGATGGCGCTGGAGCAACAGCGCGGTATCTCCATCTCGTCGACCGTGTTGCAGTTCCCGTACCGCGGATGCACCGTGAACCTGCTCGACACCCCCGGGCACCGCGACTTCTCCGAGGACACCTACCGGGTGTTGACCGCGGCCGACGCCGCGGTGATGGTGCTCGACGCGGCAAAGGGCATCGAGCCCCAGACGCTCAAGCTGTTCGAGGTCTGTCGCGACCGTGGCCTTCCGCTGTTGACCTTCATCAACAAGTGGGACCGTCCGGGGCGCGACGGCCTGGAGTTGCTCGACGAGATCGAGACGATGATCGGAGTTCAGCCGACGCCGGTCACCTGGCCGGTCGGGATTCCCGGCGACTTTCGTGGTGTCGTCGACCGCAGAAGCGGCGAGTACACCCGTTTCACCCGCACCGCGCGCGGCGCGACCATCGCCCCCGAGGAGCTCGTCGATCCCGAGCGCGCCGCTATCGAAGAGGGTTCGGCGTGGGAGGCATGTATGGAGGAACTCGAACTCCTTGAAGCCGCGGGGCAGGACTTCGACGACGAGACGTTCCTCGCCGGAATGACGACCCCGCTGTTCGTCGGATCCGCGATGACGAATTTCGGGGTCGGCAAGTTGCTCGATGGGGTGATCGATCTGGTTCCTCCGCCCGCCCCCCGGCCGACGACGACCAAGGGTGAGACCCGGGCACTCGACGACCCGTTCTCCGGGTTCGTGTTCAAGGTTGCGGCCAACATGGATCCATCGCATCGGGACCGCATCGCGTTCTTCCGGGTGTGTTCGGGACGTTTCGAGCGCGGCATGGTCGTCACCCATCAGCGCACCGGCAAACCGTTCGCCACCAAGTACGCACACCAGGTTTTCGGACAGGATCGCGAGACGGTCGAGGAGGCATTCCCCGGAGACGTCGTCGGCCTCGTCAACGCGAACGAGGTGCGCGTGGGCGACACGCTGTTCGTCAGCCCGCCAGTCGAGTTTCCGAGGATTCCGGCGTTTGCTCCCGAACACTTCTCGATCGCCCGAGTGAAGGACACGGGTCGTTACAAGCAGTTCCGCAAGGGCATCAGCCAGCTCGACGAGGAAGGTGTCGTGCAGGTGCTACGCAACGAAATGCGCGGCGATCAAGCACCGATTCTCGCCGCGGTCGGGCCGATGCAGTTCGAAGTGGTAGCGTACCGACTCCAGTCGGAGTTCGGGGCCGAGGTCGAACTCGAGCCGACGGCGTACCGCGTGTGCCGGCTCACCGACGACGACGGGCGCGAACGGCTCAAGTCCATGCGCGGGGTCGAGGTGCTCGAACGTTCCGATGGCGCCCTGTTGGCACTGTTCGAATCGACCTACTGGCTCGATCGCCTCGTCGCCGAGGAGCCGGACCTTCGGCTCGACAAGCTCGTCGCGGAAGGCGAGTTGCACCAGTGA
- a CDS encoding response regulator transcription factor, giving the protein MLRILLADDHQILREGIRRGLEAAGEEVIGEAGNGEEAVELARTLLPDVVLMDLSMPVMDGIEATRRITTELPEVKVLVLTMHDDPARTRGAISAGASGYLTKGTSFAEVLNTIRIVAAGETFLSPALAVSMLRAVESASVTDDLLSDRQVEILQMVANGHGTKQVARELGITQKTVHNHLNAIYRRLDTQSLTHAVLSAVRLGIIQLDQG; this is encoded by the coding sequence ATGCTCAGAATCTTGTTGGCTGATGACCATCAGATCCTCCGTGAGGGCATTCGGCGGGGGCTCGAAGCCGCCGGCGAAGAGGTCATCGGCGAGGCGGGCAACGGAGAGGAAGCGGTCGAACTCGCACGCACCTTGTTGCCGGACGTCGTCTTGATGGACCTGTCGATGCCCGTCATGGATGGCATCGAGGCGACCCGCCGAATCACCACGGAGTTGCCCGAGGTCAAGGTGTTGGTGTTGACGATGCACGACGACCCGGCCCGCACCCGTGGGGCGATCTCCGCCGGCGCTTCGGGGTATCTCACGAAGGGAACCTCCTTTGCCGAGGTACTCAACACCATCCGTATCGTCGCTGCCGGCGAGACGTTCCTCAGCCCGGCCCTCGCCGTGTCCATGCTGCGCGCGGTCGAATCCGCCTCCGTCACCGACGATCTCCTGAGCGACCGGCAGGTCGAAATCCTCCAGATGGTCGCGAACGGCCACGGAACCAAGCAGGTCGCACGCGAATTGGGCATTACCCAAAAGACGGTTCACAACCATCTGAACGCGATCTACCGGCGACTCGACACCCAGAGCCTGACCCACGCCGTGCTCAGCGCGGTGCGCCTCGGGATCATCCAACTCGACCAGGGCTAG
- a CDS encoding GAF domain-containing sensor histidine kinase: MLESGNPKTMGRAAAAGVVSSASTAYDPEEVFTALRTLRLGGTDTASRHLKLSPEAHAALPPAITAARWAAIAYGMIFGAQQAFGGSYSVVVSLTVCLFLTSWRSIIPTQLGAPDRGAQIVALIDVAIFGLGVGISAGPTSPFIFCFLVALAVPALGWGYRLGALGWCLGWTVTLMSTMAFGGDLGDAFLQEFLVMAIAAVLVVAGSAFVRSRLIESHERRLAMSGQMLALSEANDLLTMLNSVARTLPASLSQRDVLDNARQQLVNTFHNRVLCLFEYDDPSEEWVPKLSEGATVETAYRLHTLPAPLRRALESRGPCLVGDLRLGDTPGINRHSGSGLYTALVARGRTVGLLALEHPTPGQYSESDRIVLAGMADIVALTLDNARWFGRLRTLGAEEERVRIARDLHDRLGQWLTYISFELERYIDDHGPSDPQLEQLHGDVQTALDELRETLRQLRSTVTRERPFSEVAAEHIERFAERTGLEVEFTVEHPRSRLSVPVENELLRILQETLNNIDKHAQAGNVSVTWNVNGPTASLTVTDDGRGFDPSNGVRESAYGLVGMRERADVIGARISVDSAPDHGTTIHVEVGTTPARKEDTHAQNLVG, encoded by the coding sequence ATGCTCGAATCAGGCAACCCGAAAACGATGGGCCGCGCCGCGGCCGCTGGCGTTGTTTCGAGCGCGTCGACAGCGTACGACCCTGAAGAAGTATTTACCGCGTTGAGGACGCTTCGCCTCGGTGGCACCGATACCGCATCTCGCCACTTGAAGCTCTCTCCGGAGGCCCACGCCGCCCTTCCACCAGCGATTACCGCGGCTCGGTGGGCCGCCATCGCGTACGGCATGATTTTCGGCGCCCAACAGGCATTCGGCGGCTCCTACAGCGTCGTGGTGTCGTTGACCGTTTGTCTGTTCCTGACGAGCTGGCGCTCGATCATTCCGACTCAGCTCGGTGCCCCCGATCGGGGCGCTCAGATCGTCGCACTGATCGACGTCGCGATCTTCGGCCTGGGGGTGGGGATCAGTGCGGGGCCTACATCGCCGTTCATTTTCTGTTTCCTCGTCGCCTTGGCCGTCCCCGCACTCGGATGGGGATACCGCCTCGGAGCACTCGGGTGGTGCCTCGGCTGGACGGTCACCTTGATGTCGACGATGGCATTCGGCGGCGATCTCGGCGACGCATTCCTCCAGGAATTCCTGGTCATGGCGATCGCTGCGGTCCTCGTCGTCGCCGGCAGCGCATTCGTTCGCAGCCGACTCATCGAATCCCATGAGCGTCGCCTGGCGATGTCCGGTCAGATGCTCGCCCTCTCCGAGGCAAACGATCTGCTCACCATGTTGAACTCGGTGGCCCGCACGCTTCCCGCCTCGCTCAGCCAACGCGATGTACTCGACAACGCTCGTCAGCAACTCGTCAACACGTTTCACAACCGGGTGCTGTGCCTCTTCGAATATGACGACCCCTCCGAGGAATGGGTGCCGAAACTCTCCGAAGGCGCCACCGTCGAAACCGCGTATCGGCTCCACACCCTGCCCGCACCGTTACGTCGGGCACTCGAGAGCCGGGGACCGTGTCTCGTCGGCGACCTCCGACTGGGTGACACTCCCGGAATCAATCGCCACTCCGGTTCGGGTCTGTACACCGCGTTGGTTGCGCGTGGTCGCACCGTGGGCCTGTTGGCGCTCGAACATCCGACGCCCGGGCAGTACTCCGAAAGCGACCGGATCGTCCTGGCGGGGATGGCCGACATCGTGGCCCTCACCCTCGACAATGCGCGCTGGTTCGGGCGGCTCCGGACGCTTGGGGCCGAGGAGGAACGGGTCCGGATCGCTCGAGACCTCCACGACCGGCTGGGTCAGTGGCTCACCTACATCAGTTTCGAACTCGAGCGCTACATCGACGATCACGGCCCGAGCGATCCGCAGCTCGAACAACTCCACGGAGACGTCCAGACCGCGCTCGACGAACTACGAGAGACCCTGCGCCAGCTTCGCTCCACCGTGACGCGGGAGCGACCGTTTTCCGAGGTGGCCGCCGAACACATCGAGCGTTTCGCTGAACGCACTGGCCTTGAGGTCGAGTTCACCGTCGAACACCCACGATCGCGGCTCTCGGTGCCGGTGGAGAACGAACTCCTGCGAATCCTGCAGGAGACGTTGAACAACATCGACAAGCACGCCCAAGCGGGCAACGTTTCGGTGACATGGAACGTCAACGGTCCGACGGCTTCGCTGACGGTCACCGACGACGGCCGCGGGTTCGATCCGTCCAACGGGGTGCGAGAGAGCGCCTATGGGCTTGTCGGAATGCGCGAACGCGCCGATGTCATCGGTGCGCGCATCTCGGTCGACAGCGCCCCGGACCACGGAACAACCATTCATGTTGAAGTCGGCACCACCCCGGCGAGGAAGGAAGACACACATGCTCAGAATCTTGTTGGCTGA
- a CDS encoding alpha/beta hydrolase produces MESTTDSIDEKSLGVLAGSEAAAVQIPGARRPDRRTSLDVGGLSISRVEWGPPDAPPLLFAHGGFDFAETLNVFAPKLVERGWRVVSWDHRGHGHSEWAQLYSLEADIRDAAFVVESVSAERFPLIGHSKGGAMCLQLAVLFPHKFTHLVNLDGLPSRKTMPDVAEHQRIRMVASALENWLGHRASLVDRQRPAGTIAELAQRRGRMNTRATTEWLQYLVTVGGRRDVDGWRWRIDPTLRMGGFGPWRPEWSMYRLPEVTMPLLAILCGEPELMGWGTRVEDVEPYLPIGAELMELAGIGHFMHIEQPDLLVQIIGSFIGDPQ; encoded by the coding sequence ATGGAATCCACGACCGATTCGATTGATGAGAAGTCGCTCGGTGTTCTTGCCGGCAGCGAAGCCGCGGCGGTGCAAATCCCGGGTGCCCGTCGTCCGGATCGCCGAACCTCACTCGACGTAGGGGGACTCTCGATCTCGAGGGTTGAATGGGGGCCACCGGACGCCCCGCCACTGCTGTTCGCCCACGGGGGGTTCGATTTTGCCGAGACGTTGAACGTCTTTGCCCCCAAGCTCGTCGAACGCGGTTGGCGCGTGGTCAGTTGGGACCACCGTGGACACGGTCATTCGGAGTGGGCACAGCTCTACAGTCTCGAGGCCGATATTCGAGATGCGGCGTTCGTCGTGGAGTCGGTTTCAGCCGAACGATTCCCGCTCATAGGCCATTCCAAGGGCGGGGCCATGTGCCTCCAGCTTGCGGTGTTGTTTCCCCACAAATTCACCCACCTGGTGAACCTTGACGGACTTCCATCCCGCAAGACGATGCCAGATGTCGCCGAACATCAGCGGATTCGAATGGTCGCATCCGCGCTCGAGAATTGGCTGGGCCACCGGGCTTCACTGGTCGATCGACAACGCCCAGCGGGCACGATTGCCGAACTGGCACAGCGGCGCGGGCGGATGAACACGCGAGCGACAACGGAATGGTTGCAGTATCTGGTCACGGTCGGGGGGCGGCGTGATGTCGATGGGTGGCGGTGGCGGATCGACCCGACGCTTCGAATGGGAGGGTTCGGACCGTGGCGTCCCGAATGGTCGATGTACCGACTCCCCGAGGTGACGATGCCGCTGTTGGCCATCTTGTGCGGCGAACCGGAACTGATGGGATGGGGCACCCGCGTCGAAGACGTCGAACCGTACCTTCCCATCGGTGCCGAGTTGATGGAACTCGCGGGCATCGGACATTTCATGCACATCGAACAGCCGGACCTGTTGGTACAGATCATCGGTTCGTTCATCGGAGATCCGCAATGA
- a CDS encoding alpha/beta hydrolase: MITRLQHGRVELALHRLRDGDTTTPLLLLHPLGSRTPEVAPNWSDRWPGPVFGLDFTGHGASTVPRGGGYSAEVLLADVDTALTHLGAVSIVGRGLGGYVGLLAAGARPSGVRGVVIDDGPGLTGGGTVPSSPSFVAPVFGSSSSPDPFALQELSRDIRPPDYVRNFARFALEGSPAAEPIIVSARILPAWLEAVADEHGVVRCSFEAAVERLGR, from the coding sequence ATGATCACCCGGCTGCAACACGGACGAGTGGAACTCGCGCTACACCGGTTGCGAGACGGCGACACGACCACCCCGTTGCTGTTGTTGCACCCGCTGGGGTCGCGCACCCCCGAAGTCGCTCCGAACTGGAGCGACCGGTGGCCCGGTCCGGTGTTCGGGTTGGACTTCACCGGCCACGGAGCCTCGACCGTTCCTCGAGGCGGCGGCTACTCGGCCGAAGTGCTGCTCGCAGACGTCGACACCGCCTTGACCCACCTCGGCGCCGTGTCGATCGTCGGTCGGGGACTGGGCGGATACGTCGGACTGCTTGCGGCGGGTGCCCGCCCGTCTGGCGTGCGCGGAGTGGTCATCGATGACGGTCCCGGTCTGACCGGAGGGGGAACGGTGCCCTCCAGCCCATCGTTTGTGGCTCCGGTATTCGGGTCCTCGTCGAGTCCGGACCCGTTTGCGCTTCAGGAACTGTCGCGAGACATTCGGCCACCCGACTACGTGCGGAATTTCGCTCGATTCGCCTTGGAAGGTTCACCGGCGGCCGAACCGATCATCGTTTCAGCGAGGATTCTGCCGGCATGGTTGGAAGCGGTCGCGGACGAACACGGCGTCGTTCGATGTTCGTTCGAGGCCGCGGTCGAACGTCTCGGTCGCTGA
- the xseB gene encoding exodeoxyribonuclease VII small subunit, with product MTTTSPPSSGSSDESIGYVDAMAELEAILAELDRPDVDIDILADRVERASQLVSLCRERLERARLRVTEIVADLETDD from the coding sequence ATGACCACAACATCGCCCCCCTCATCGGGTTCCTCCGATGAATCCATCGGTTACGTCGACGCGATGGCCGAACTCGAAGCGATCCTCGCGGAACTCGACCGCCCAGACGTCGACATCGACATCTTGGCCGACCGGGTCGAACGAGCATCACAACTCGTCTCGCTGTGCCGGGAACGCCTCGAACGGGCGCGGCTACGGGTGACTGAGATCGTTGCGGATCTCGAGACCGACGACTGA